A single genomic interval of Carassius gibelio isolate Cgi1373 ecotype wild population from Czech Republic chromosome A22, carGib1.2-hapl.c, whole genome shotgun sequence harbors:
- the cers4a gene encoding ceramide synthase 4a, producing MDRLEELVNQWIWRQDFWLPPGVTWKDIAEGTADGSRFPVPRDLLISLPLALSFIALRFVFERVVALPLSRCLGVRDRVRLRVTPVPKLEVFYLQKKQQPSQNDLLVLEKLCGLSQHQIQSWLRHRRNQDRPSSTRKFCEASWRFVFYLVAFSAALVSLVQTPWFWDHRECWRGYPRQAVTEAQFWYYIVELAFYLSLLLCVSVDIKRKDFKEQIIHHIATIFLIAFSYCANYVRVGTLVMLVHDSADFLLESAKMFNYAGWRKTCDALFVVFAAVFLVTRLVVFPYRIVYTAVVDSLDVFPPYPGYYFLNGLLLVLQALHVFWAWLILRMVHKFIFLGKVERDERSDEESEADEEEEEEGGEEEHTWEQKKGAFNTKLASLANNCVLNNLTNQRRKMNSKTPKAR from the exons ATGGACAG ATTAGAGGAACTTGTGAACCAGTGGATTTGGCGGCAGGATTTCTGGCTTCCTCCTGGCGTTACATGGAAAGACATCGCTGAAGGGACGGCGGATGGAAGTCGTTTTCCCGTACCCCGCGACCTGCTCATCTCTCTGCCCTTGGCCCTGAGTTTCATCGCACTGCGGTTTGTTTTTGAAAG ggttGTGGCGCTGCCGCTCAGCCGGTGTCTGGGCGTCCGGGACAGGGTTCGTCTGCGGGTCACACCCGTCCCGAAGCTGGAGGTGTTTTACCTGCAGAAGAAGCAGCAGCCGTCTCAG aacgatctgctggttctggagaaGCTCTGTGGACTCTCTCAGCATCAGATCCAGAGCTGGCTGCGTCACCGTCGAAACCAGGACCGTCCCAGCAGCACCAGGAAGTTCTGTGAGGCCTC GTGGAGGTTTGTGTTTTATCTGGtggccttctcagctgctctcGTCTCACTCGTTCAG actCCGTGGTTTTGGGATCATCGGGAATGCTGGCGTGGATACCCAAGACAG GCCGTAACAGAAGCTCAGTTCTGGTATTACATCGTGGAGTTAGCCTTCTATCTCTCGCTTCTGCTCTGCGTATCGGTGGACATAAAGCGCAAA GACTTCAAAGAGCAAATCATTCACCACATCGCCACCATTTTCCTCATTGCTTTCTCGTACTGTGCGAACTATGTGCGCGTGGGAACCCTGGTGATGCTCGTCCACGACTctgctgacttcctgttggag TCTGCCAAGATGTTCAATTATGCTGGATGGAGAAAGACCTGCGATGCCTTGTTTGTCGTTTTCGCCGCTGTATTCCTGGTAACTCGCCTCGTGGTTTTTCCATACAG AATCGTCTACACAGCGGTGGTGGATTCGTTGGACGTCTTTCCTCCGTACCCTGGTTATTATTTCTTAAATGGCCTGTTGCTGGTTTTGCAAGCTCTGCACGTCTTCTGGGCTTGGTTGATTCTTCGAATGGTTCACAAATTTATCTTTTTAGGCAAA GTGGAACGCGATGAACGGAGCGATGAAGAGAGTGAAgctgatgaagaagaagaagaagaaggtggAGAAGAAGAACACACCTGGGAGCAAAAAAAGGGTGCTTTTAACACAAAATTGGCATCGTTAGCCAATAACTGTGTTCTGAACAATTTAACAAATCAGAGGCGAAAAATGAATAGTAAAACTCCAAAAGCCAGATAG
- the LOC127942798 gene encoding kelch-like protein 23 — MACAKQDIVTYDQSSGAEKNVAEEDQDTINVAPDTVLQVEGEMFFVNREYLAQLSPYFRALFFGGGRESTKKHIEIKGVGLRQFQALMEFTKNLKLKLDCKNVLEILEAADFLQLDRARLLCCKFLERQLHLSNCLGMMAYAWQLGCLDLYAAARDVVLTHLPALASEQDFMFLPKESIADLLASDNLSIPKEDLALDVALRWATFDPSREEDFMELVGLVRPECLSLPYITDLLSKINSSDPRAKLICRLNDNLPSSWTMGRSMPRARSRETLFVLGGPHEQETQLLYQFHPYSGRWQSHPSLQKKCLTQYSVAALGENIVVTGGYFRDVLWYSVDWVSIYEHGDKRWVDGPAMKKSRHSHCSASLEFQVFVFGGSMDEGPVADVERLVLGAKEWDTVSPMVRAVERAATVTLGTSIYVACGLDENGDVYSGIQRYKPEVDQWDVVSYSPFPRYDLLATELNGALYLLGGQALRLDIDTDEWTVLHEDCLDNKFFTGCATVNGQIYILSERKINKTYPNMILLDPYTDTCLEINDKIPCPVPIRGCVTMHVSLF, encoded by the exons ATGGCTTGTGCAAAGCAAGACATAGTTACCTATGACCAGAGCTCAGGAGCTGAGAAAAACGTAGCTGAGGAGGATCAGGATACTATCAATGTCGCTCCTGACACAGTACTCCAGGTGGAGGGGGAGATGTTCTTTGTGAACCGCGAGTATTTGGCCCAGCTGAGTCCCTACTTCCGAGCCTTGTTTTTTGGCGGTGGTCGTGAGAGCACTAAGAAGCACATTGAGATTAAAGGAGTTGGACTGCGGCAGTTTCAGGCTCTAATGGAGTTCACAAAGAACTTGAAGCTGAAATTAGACTGCAAGAATGTCCTTGAAATTCTGGAGGCTGCTGACTTCCTCCAGTTGGACAGGGCTCGGTTACTCTGCTGCAAGTTCTTGGAAAGGCAATTGCATCTTAGTAACTGCTTGGGAATGATGGCCTATGCTTGGCAGCTTGGCTGTCTGGACCTCTATGCGGCAGCAAGGGATGTCGTCTTGACCCACCTACCTGCCTTAGCCTCCGAGCAAGACTTTATGTTCCTTCCGAAGGAAAGCATTGCTGACCTCCTTGCTAGTGACAACTTAAGCATTCCCAAAGAAGACCTAGCTCTTGATGTGGCCCTTCGCTGGGCAACATTTGACCCAAGTCGGGAAGAGGACTTCATGGAACTGGTGGGTCTGGTCAGACCAGAGTGCTTAAGTCTTCCCTACATTACTGATCTTCTGTCCAAGATAAACAGTTCAGACCCACGTGCCAAGCTCATTTGTAGACTGAACGATAACTTGCCCAGCAGTTGGACTATGGGCAGGTCCATGCCTAGAGCCCGCTCAAGAGAAACTCTGTTTGTTCTTGGGGGACCGCATGAGCAAGAAACACAGTTGCTGTATCAGTTTCACCCCTACAGTGGAAGATGGCAATCCCATCCTTCGTTACAAAAGAAGTGTCTCACACAGTACTCTGTGGCTGCACTAG GGGAAAACATAGTAGTGACTGGAGGCTACTTCCGGGACGTGTTATGGTATAGTGTGGACTGGGTGAGCATTTATGAGCATGGCGACAAGCGATGGGTGGACGGCCCGGCGATGAAGAAGTCCAGGCACAGCCACTGCTCAGCATCTCTGGAGTTCCAGGTGTTTGTGTTTGGCGGTAGTATGGATGAGGGACCTGTGGCCGACGTAGAAAGGCTGGTTTTGGGAGCCAAGGAATGGGACACCGTAAGCCCCATGGTGCGGGCTGTGGAAAGGGCGGCCACTGTCACTTTGGGGACTAGTATTTATGTGGCCTGTGGTCTAGATGAGAATGGTGATGTTTACAGTGGGATTCAGAGGTACAAGCCAGAGGTTGATCAATGGGACGTGGTATCCTATTCTCCGTTTCCACG TTATGACCTTCTTGCAACTGAGCTCAATGGTGCCCTCTATCTGCTGGGAGGACAGGCTCTACGTTTAGACATCGACACAGACGAGTGGACCGTTCTTCACGAGGACTGTCTGGACAACAAATTCTTCACAGGCTGTGCCACTGTGAACGGGCAGATTTACATACTGAGTGAGAGGAAGATAAACAAAACATACCCAAACATGATTTTACTAGACCCTTACACTGACACTTGCTTGGAAATTAATGATAAAATACCCTGTCCTGTCCCCATAAGAGGTTGTGTCACAATGCATGTCAGTCTTTTTTAA